The Caenorhabditis elegans chromosome II genome has a segment encoding these proteins:
- the col-79 gene encoding Putative cuticle collagen 79 (Confirmed by transcript evidence): protein MDSRFVTYFASAISASVLVTTIFVCWNVTHDLNTLQAMSDRNMQDFKAISDRTWDKMMFKQQSSPPSPSLIFGRNKRSGDKCNCSEEPSNCPGGPPGPPGEKGNDGVDGVDGIPGFPGENGGAALDQPADGTCIKCPPGPRGPPGPQGEEGPSGDVGEDGEPGVPGNDGADGTPGKSGAPGGKGPQGPPGTPGRPGQPGRKAIGEAGPKGPPGAPGTDGRRGENGTDGDDGVDGQPGDEGDAGKDGTPGEPGPQGEQGTEGQPGTDGAYCPCPARSISKVAIQ, encoded by the exons ATGGATTCGAGATTTGTAACCTATTTTGCATCTGCTATCAGTGCTTCTGTGCTAGTTACAACTATATTCGTTTGCTGGAATGTTACTCATGACCTAAACACTCTTCAAGCAATGTCCGACAGAAACATGCAAGATTTCAAG GCAATCAGTGATCGCACCTGGGACAAGATGATGTTTAAACAACAGTCTTCTCCACCATCACCAAGTTTAATCTTTGGAAGAAACAAAAGATCAGGAGACAAGTGTAATTGCTCGGAAGAGCCATCAAACTGTCCAGGAGGGCctccaggaccaccaggagaaAAGGGAAATGATGGGGTCGATGGAGTGGATGGTATTCCAGGATTCCCAGGTGAAAATGGAGGAGCTGCACTGGATCAGCCAGCTGATGGGACATGCATCAAGTGTCCACCAGGGCCCCGTGGACCACCTGGACCACAAGGAGAGGAGGGACCATCTGGAGATGTCGGAGAGGATGGAGAGCCAGGAGTTCCAGGGAATGACGGAGCAGATGGAACACCAGGAAAATCTGGAGCTCCAGGAGGGAAAGGACCCCAAGGTCCACCGGGAACACCAGGAAGACCAGGTCAGCCAGGAAGAAAGGCTATTGGAGAGGCAGGGCCAAAGGGTCcaccaggagcaccaggaacCGATGGACGCCGTGGAGAGAATGGAACTGATGGGGATGATGGTGTAGATGGACAACCAGGAGATGAAGGTGATGCTGGAAAAGATGGAACACCGGGAGAaccaggaccacaaggagaACAAGGAACCGAAGGCCAGCCTGGAACCGACGGCGCGTATTGTCCATGTCCAGCTAGAAGTATTTCGAAGGTCGCCATTCAATAG
- the dph-2 gene encoding 2-(3-amino-3-carboxypropyl)histidine synthase subunit 2 (Confirmed by transcript evidence) yields the protein MREMCKKAGKKIYVISVGKINVPKLSNFSTDIDVFVLLSCPFGVVLDSSDYFRPVVSYFEAEIALNPAKTWAADFGWSAEFAAFLEDKIETEVPDDKAAGDFSLISGKVRVQKTEEEKNGDGPSSVAIYNPGYCNDRTWKGLNDGVSTAEDSTKMGEGRSGIAQGYSGK from the exons ATGCGTGAGATGTGCAAGAAAGCCGGAAAGAAAATTTATGTTATCTCAGTTGGAAAG atcaatgtTCCGAAATTGTCGAATTTTTCCACCGATATCGATGTCTTTGTGCTTCTCTCGTGTCCATTTGGCGTTGTACTTGATTCATCCGATTACTTCAGACCTGTCGTGTCATATTTTGAAGCTGAA aTCGCCTTGAATCCAGCAAAAACGTGGGCAGCAGACTTTGGTTGGTCGGCCGAGTTCGCCGCGTTCCTTGAAG ACAAAATCGAAACGGAAGTGCCAGACGACAAGGCCGCCGGAGATTTCAGTTtgatttctggaaaagttcGTGTTCAGAAGACAGAGGAGGAGAAAAATGGAGATGGTCCGAGTTCTGTTGCAATCTACAatccgggttactgtaacgATAGAACCTGGAAGGGATTGAATGATGGAGTTAGTACAGCGGAAGATTCCACGAAAATGGGTGAAGGACGTAGTGGAATTGCTCAAGGATATTCTGGAAAATAA
- the dph-2 gene encoding 2-(3-amino-3-carboxypropyl)histidine synthase subunit 2 (Confirmed by transcript evidence), with product MTESAPSAFFTTSTPADHVHEEESSNTGYFENLPENDIHSFFEIDATSEWIKQGNHQRIALQFPDSLLPYSEKVTKLIESRFRSESAKKTFVLADTSYRSCCVDEVAAAHADCTALVHFGEACHSAPTDKIDVKYVLGSMPIFIDQFRMEFQNVADQLTAEHIVLLMDSCFSHEQEKVAAVIKEVLPGNRHVECSLLPSEDVLKQNRQNIYLGREIPSCLRNNQPTDLIFCGFPNSPLLPIWLLSYPSCSTVSHFNPINKTIQHESTRSSRLLRKRLFLVEKLKDADTVGLVVGSVGVDKHREAVKRMREMCKKAGKKIYVISVGKINVPKLSNFSTDIDVFVLLSCPFGVVLDSSDYFRPVVSYFEAEIALNPAKTWAADFGWSAEFAAFLEDKIETEVPDDKAAGDFSLISGKVRVQKTEEEKNGDGPSSVAIYNPGYCNDRTWKGLNDGVSTAEDSTKMGEGRSGIAQGYSGK from the exons ATGACCGAATCAGCTCCCAGCGCATTTTTCACGACATCAACACCGGCTGATCACGTACACGAGGAAGAATCATCGAATACCGGTTATTTTGAG aatttgccagaaaacgatattcattcattttttgaaattgacgCCACATCTGAATGGATTAAACAGGGAAATCATCAACGAATAGCTCTACAATTCCCGGATTCTCTGCTTCCATACTCGGAAAAAGTCACAAAACTCATCGAAAGCAGATTTCGATCTGAAAGTGCAAAGAAGACATTTGTTCTAGCTGATACTTCTTATAGaag CTGCTGTGTTGATGAAGTCGCTGCTGCTCACGCTGATTGTACAGCTCTTGTTCATTTTGGAGAAGCATGTCACAGCGCACCGACGGATAAAATCGATGTTAA atatgttCTTGGAAGTATGCCCATATTCATCGATCAATTTCgaatggaatttcaaaacgtcGCAGATCAGCTCACTGCCGAGCATATCGTGTTGCTCATGGATTCATGTTTTTCTCACGAACAAGAAAAAGTTGCTGCTGTAATTAAAGAAGTCTTACCTGGAAATCGACACGTGGAATGCTCACTGCTTCCCAGTGAAGATGTTCTGAAACAGAATCGCCAAAAT ATATACCTCGGCCGGGAAATCCCTTCATGTCTTCGCAACAATCAGCCCACCGACCTTATCTTCTGCGGTTTTCCCAACTCTCCGCTTCTTCCGATTTGGCTTCTCTCGTATCCAAGTTGTAGTACAGTGTCGCATTTCAATCcaattaataaaacaattcaaCATGAAAG CACCCGCTCGTCTCGTCTCCTTCGCAAACGACTTTTTCTAGTGGAAAAGCTGAAGGATGCGGACACTGTCGGACTGGTCGTTGGCAGTGTCGGAGTCGATAAGCATCGTGAAGCGGTAAAACGAATGCGTGAGATGTGCAAGAAAGCCGGAAAGAAAATTTATGTTATCTCAGTTGGAAAG atcaatgtTCCGAAATTGTCGAATTTTTCCACCGATATCGATGTCTTTGTGCTTCTCTCGTGTCCATTTGGCGTTGTACTTGATTCATCCGATTACTTCAGACCTGTCGTGTCATATTTTGAAGCTGAA aTCGCCTTGAATCCAGCAAAAACGTGGGCAGCAGACTTTGGTTGGTCGGCCGAGTTCGCCGCGTTCCTTGAAG ACAAAATCGAAACGGAAGTGCCAGACGACAAGGCCGCCGGAGATTTCAGTTtgatttctggaaaagttcGTGTTCAGAAGACAGAGGAGGAGAAAAATGGAGATGGTCCGAGTTCTGTTGCAATCTACAatccgggttactgtaacgATAGAACCTGGAAGGGATTGAATGATGGAGTTAGTACAGCGGAAGATTCCACGAAAATGGGTGAAGGACGTAGTGGAATTGCTCAAGGATATTCTGGAAAATAA
- the gbh-1 gene encoding putative gamma-butyrobetaine dioxygenase (Confirmed by transcript evidence) — protein sequence MLSALLIRNIRNASKLASVAGPNSDRIVNVKWSDGKTGVFPLIWLRDTSPDPSTYTISPAMTARKLTMLEFDVEQNARKLWIDEDANCLKIEWESGVLSEFPSEWLKIRNPSDQEARRRRRKVYLFPEQTWGKAEIEGKLKKFSHEEFMKNEQVVHDFLQAVCIDGIAVLKGAPQGVRGAVEAIGDRIGMIKRTHFGLVFEVSLKADASNMAYASNGGLPFHTDFPSLSHPPQLQMLHMLQSAEEGGHSLFVDGFHVAEQLRVEKPEIFKILTTQSMEYIEEGYDVHEINGKTIRFDYDMCARHKVIRLNDDGKVNKIQFGNAMRSWFYDCEPSKVQDVYRAMKTFTEYCYQPRNMLKFRLEDGDTVLWANQRLLHTRDGFRNAPEKARTLTGCYFDWDIVKSRVRFLRDKLSLEQNQPSA from the exons ATGCTGTCTGCCCTTTTAATTAG aaatattCGAAACGCTAGCAAATTGGCATCGGTCGCTGGTCCAAACTCTGATAGAATTGTGAATGTAAAATGGAGTGATG GAAAAACTGGTGTATTCCCGTTAATCTGGTTGCGGGACACATCTCCAGATCCATCAACCTACACAATTAGCCCCGCAATGACTGCTCGTAAGCTGACAATGTTAGAGTTCGACGTGGAACAAAACGCTAGAAAATTATGGATTGATGAGGATgcaaactgtttaaaaattgaatgggAATCCGGAGTTTTGAGTGAATTCCCGTCGGAATGGCTGAAAATCCGAAACCCATCAGATCAAGAAGCACGTCGTCGAAGGAGGAAGGTCTACTTGTTTCCGGAACAAACGTGGGGAAAAGCGGAAATTgagggaaaactgaaaaagttcagTCATGAAGAGTTTATGAAGAATGAGCAGGTAGTTCATGACTTCCTGCAAGCAGTTTGTATCGATGGAATTGCCGTTTTGAAAGGAGCTCCACAAGGTGTCAGAGGGGCTGTTGAAGCAATTGGAGATAGAATTGGAATGATTAAAAGGACGCATTTTGG gttagTTTTCGAAGTGAGCTTGAAAGCAGACGCCTCTAACATGGCTTATGCTTCAAATGGGGGACTACCATTTCACACGGATTTTCCGTCTTTGTCACACCCTCCACAG CTCCAAATGCTCCATATGCTACAAAGTGCGGAAGAAGGAGGACATAGTCTATTTGTTGATGGATTTCATGTCGCAGAGCAG CTCCGAGTTGAAAAGCCAGAGATCTTCAAAATCTTGACCACTCAATCCATGGAATACATTGAAGAAGGATATGATGTTCATGAGATTAATGGAAAAACTATACGCTTTGATTATGACATGTGTGCAAGGCACAAGGTTATTCGGCTGAATGATGACGGAAAAGTCAATAAGATACAGTTCGGAAACGCCATGCGCAGTTGGTTCTACGATTGTGAGCCAAGCAAGGTTCAGGATGTTTATAg AGCAATGAAAACATTCACCGAATACTGCTATCAACCACGCAATATGCTGAAATTCCGGCTTGAAGACGGTGACACCGTTTTATGGGCTAATCAACGATTATTACACACTCGAGATGGATTCCGAAATGCCCCAGAAAAGGCCAGAACACTGACGGGTTGCTATTTCGATTGGGATATTGTAAAGTCACGAGTTCGATTTTTAAGAGATAAACTATCACTGGAGCAGAATCAACCTTCTGCTTAA
- the ptb-1 gene encoding RRM domain-containing protein (Confirmed by transcript evidence) — protein MAAPQVLTSDHPYHQHDVVFRTAVVPAAPVNNNDVVVGAASTGRAAGKSVANGSVSNFEVGTQQQPNSVLRTIIENMMFPVSLDVLYQLFTRYGKVLRIITFNKNNTFQALVQMSEANSAQLAKQGLENQNVYNGCCTLRIDYSKLSTLNVKYNNDKSRDYTNPNLPAGEMTLEQTIAMSIPGLQNLIPANPYNFAFGANPATTFLTTQLAASTAAAAAVNDSANAAALAPYLNPLGLTSANLAPSISSMRFPMINLTPVILVSNLHEMKVTTDALFTLFGVYGDVMRVKILYNKKDNALIQYSEPQQAQLALTHLDKVKWHDRLIRVAPSKHTNVQMPKEGQPDAGLTRDYAHSTLHRFKKPGSKNYLNIYPPCATLHLSNIPTSVSEEKLKEMFAEAGFAVKAFKFFPKDHKMALCQLEDIETAIDALIAMHNHKLAENAHLRVSFSKSGI, from the exons ATGGCAGCGCCACAAGTTCTCACTTCGGATCATCCGTATCATCAACATGACGTCGTGTTTCGCACCGCCGTTGTTCCTGCTGCACCAGTCAATAATAATGACGTTGTGGTTGGGGCAGCATCCACAGGTCGAGCAGCTGGAAAA AGCGTCGCCAATGGATCGGTATCAAACTTTGAAGTTGGCACCCAGCAACAACCAAACAGCGTTCTCCGAACAATCATTGAAAATATGATGTTCCCAGTCAGCCTTGATGTTCTTTATCAGCTTTTCACTCGTTATGGAAAAGTGCTTCGTATTAtcactttcaacaaaaata acactttCCAAGCACTTGTCCAAATGAGTGAGGCCAATTCCGCTCAACTAGCAAAACAAGGACTTGAAAATCAGAATGTGTACAACGGGTGTTGCACACTTCGTATTGACTACAGTAAACTGAGCACCTTGAATGTCAAGTATAACAACGACAAATCTCGTGACTACACGAACCCAAATCTTCCAGCTGGAGAGATGACTTTGGAGCAAACGATCGCAATGA GTATTCCTGGCCTTCAAAATCTGATTCCGGCTAATCCATATAACTTCGCGTTTGGCGCAAATCCGGCTACAACTTTCTTGACTACTCAATTGGCTGCAAGTACAGCTGCAGCTGCAGCGGTTAATG ATTCTGCAAACGCGGCTGCTCTTGCACCATACCTGAACCCACTGGGCTTGACGTCTGCCAACTTGGCACCTTCAATTTCATCCATGCGATTCCCGATGATCAATTTGACACCGGTCATCCTGGTTTCCAATCTTCATGAGATG aaagtcacCACGGATGCCCTCTTCACCCTTTTTG GGGTCTACGGAGATGTGATGCGAGTCAAGATACTGTACAACAAGAAGGACAACGCGTTGATCCAGTATTCGGAGCCACAACAAGCACAGCTAG CTCTGACCCATTTGGACAAAGTAAAATGGCATGATCGCCTGATCCGTGTCGCTCCATCCAAGCACACAAATGTTCAAATGCCAAAGGAAGGACAACCAGATGCAGGATTGACTCGTGACTACGCTCACTCGACACTTCATCGCTTCAAGAAGCCCGGTTCAAAGAACTATTTGAACATTTATCCGCCATGTGCAACACTTCATCTTTCGAACATTCCCACAAGTGTTAGCGAGGAGAAGCTTAAAGAGATGTTTGCGGAGGCGGGATTTGCTGTAAAGGCTTTTAAATTCTTTCC aaaagaccATAAAATGGCACTTTGTCAGCTAGAAGACATCGAGACGGCGATCGATGCTCTCATCGCAATGCACAATCATAAACTCGCCGAGAATGCTCATTTGCGTGTTTCCTTCTCCAAATCCGGCATCTAG
- the col-39 gene encoding Cuticle collagen 39 (Confirmed by transcript evidence), with protein MTGPTCLAVVAGISGVFVFGALFSVAQIYNDISSFADNAHRELGEFKGFANDAWNSMVNHDDATRVARSVFVRRHKKHSQCNCGPQASNCPAGPPGPPGAPGDRGLDGQPGGAGNPGQPGVAGPKSHEQQECIKCPAGSPGPAGAPGAPGPQGPNGQPGHPGQGGSQGPAGPRGPAGDAGAPGQVGAPGNPGQAGRGGQRSHGLPGPSGAPGPQGPSGAPGQPGQSGGQGQQGPAGPAGPDGQPGQPGQDGQAGAPGNDGAPGADAAYCPCPSRSGSSSAVETGAAEQGYRHRAVAARHRNVIRRRVAKKRVVKKKRVVARQA; from the exons ATGACCGGACCAACTTGCCTCGCTGTCGTCGCCGGAATTTCCGGTGTCTTCGTTTTCGGAGCTCTTTTCTCTGTTGCTCAGATCTACAATGATATCAGCTCATTTGCCGATAACGCCCACAGAGAGCTCGGAGAATTcaag ggaTTCGCTAATGATGCCTGGAACTCGATGGTAAACCACGACGATGCTACTCGTGTTGCTCGCAGTGTCTTTGTTCGTCGTCACAAGAAGCACTCTCAATGCAACTGCGGACCACAAGCCTCCAACTGCCCagccggaccaccaggaccaccaggagctccaggagaCAGAGGACTTGACGGACAGCCGGGAGGTGCTGGAAAcccaggacagccaggagtTGCTGGACCAAAGAGCCATGAACAACAAGAGTGCATCAAGTGCCCAGCCGGATCCCCAGGACCAgcaggagctccaggagcaccaggaccacaaggaccaaATGGACAGCCAGGACACCCAGGACAAGGAGGAAGCCAAGGACCAGCAGGACCACGAGGACCAGCTGGAGATGCTGGAGCACCAGGACAAGTCGGTGCCCCAGGAAACCCAGGACAAGCCGGAAGAGGAGGACAACGTTCCCACGGACTTCCAGGACCATCTGGAGCcccaggaccacaaggaccatCAGGAGCCCCAGGCCAGCCAGGACAATCTGGAGGTCAAGGACAACAAGGACCAGcaggaccagccggaccagACGGACAACCAGGACAGCCAGGTCAAGATGGACAAGCCGGAGCACCAGGAAACGATGGAGCCCCAGGAGCCGATGCTGCTTACTGCCCATGCCCATCCCGCAGTGGATCTTCCTCAGCAGTTGAAACTGGAGCTGCCGAGCAGGGATACCGTCACCGTGCTGTTGCTGCTCGCCACCGCAACGTCATTCGTCGCCGTGTCGCCAAGAAGCGCGTCGTCAAGAAGAAGCGTGTTGTTGCCCGTCAAGCTTAA
- the lgc-57 gene encoding Glycine receptor subunit beta-type 4 (Confirmed by transcript evidence) has protein sequence MHSLFLKILIYSLMQCVLGQAEFWDYDENVTQIEEDFKIDDVTRILKRVGNYNRNAYPLLDQDLATHVDIQMYIEGMSSFHAQSMDFQVDIYFQEKWVDHRLQHNNTKRILVKDPKLFGLLWHPDLYFANARTASFHDVTQPNFLVWIYPNGTVWYDCRISLTVLCMQDLARYPLDSQNCGLRILSYAYDEEQLIIRWNGGNPVEVNRGIRMPDMHLKHIKFYTKRDKYATGIWSSAVAEFHVDREITHHIIQSYIPTSLIVIISWFSFWLDVEAVPGRVSLSITTLLTLATQSSAARMALPQASDVKAIDVWMGTCMAFVFSAMIEFTVVNYCVRRKVRTKIKPRGLSEQVHDMVAQYREKKDKFNNGNCEISYEMALQPNEDNATVQRNFEKKEVREMNQASLFVRRSLLPTSKRKTIEDRINRVEENRKNAQKIDRYSRALFPLAFIIFNIFYWIYYLKYAGSNSPELLL, from the exons ATGCATTCCTTattcctgaaaattctgatataCAGTCTGATGCAATGCGTCCTGGGTCAGGCAGAATTCTGGGATTACGATGAGAATGTGACACAGATCGAGGAGGATTTTAAGATTGACGATGTGACAAGGATTCTCAAAAGAGTTGGGAATTATAATAGGAATGCATATCCATTGTTAGACCAAG ACCTCGCCACCCACGTTGACATCCAAATGTACATTGAAGGAATGTCCTCATTCCATGCTCAGTCAATG GATTTCCAAGTGGATATTTATTTCCAAGAGAAATGGGTCGATCATCGACTTCAACACAATAACACCAAACGAATACTTGTGAAAGATCCCAAATTGTTCGGTCTTCTTTGGCATCCGGATCTCTATTTTGCCAACGCGCGAACCGCCAGCTTTCATGACGTCACTCAACCCAACTTTCTCGTTTGGATATATCCAAATGGAACTGTGTGGTATGATTGTAG AATATCCCTTACAGTTCTGTGTATGCAAGATTTGGCTAGATACCCGTTGGACTCACAAAATTGTGGACTTCGAATATTGAGTT ATGCTTACGACGAAGAGCAACTAATAATTCGCTGGAATGGAGGTAATCCCGTTGAAGTGAACCGTGGTATTCGAATGCCTGACATGCACCTGAAGCACATTAAATTCTACACAAAACGAGATAAATACGCGACTGGAATATGGTCTTCTGCAGTCGCTGAATTCCACGTGGATCGAGAGATCACGCACCATATTATTCAATCATACATCCCAACGTCACTAATTGTGATTATCAGTTGGTTTAGTTTTTGGTTGGATGTTGAAGCTGTTCCTGGAAGGGTTTCACTCTCGATTACAACACTTTTGACGTTAGCTACACAGTCGAGTGCAGCTAGGATGGCTCTTCCACAG GCATCGGATGTGAAAGCAATTGACGTTTGGATGGGTACCTGCATGGCATTCGTTTTCTCAGCAATGATAGAGTTCACCGTTGTCAACTATTGTGTGCGACGAAAAGTTCGCACGAAGATAAAACCACGTGGGCTCTCGGAGCAAGTACATGACATGGTGGCGCAGTACAGGGAGAAAAAGGATAAG TTCAACAATGGAAACTGTGAGATCAGCTACGAAATGGCTCTGCAACCGAACGAGGACAACGCGACAGTTCAacgaaatttcgagaaaaaagaagtGCGTGAGATGAATCAGGCGTCACTTTTTGTCCGGCGATCACTACTTCCGACTTCGAAACGGAAGACCATTGAAGACAG aataaaccGAGTCGAGGAGAACCGAAAGAATGCACAAAAAATCGATCGTTACAGCCGGGCACTATTCCCACTGgcttttatcattttcaatattttctattggatttattatttaaaatatgcTGGCAGCAATTCCCCTGAACTTTTGCTTTAA
- the col-80 gene encoding Putative cuticle collagen 80 (Partially confirmed by transcript evidence), producing MSTTFLSVMAGLSGIVVFGALISVFHIYTDINSFVDEAHRELGAFRGVANDAWNSMVNHDDSARVARSVFVRRQKKQSQCNCGPQASNCPAGPPGPPGASGDRGLDGQPGPAGKPGQPGVAGPAHHQQQECIKCPQGAPGPAGAPGNPGPQGPNGNPGAPAHGGGQGPPGPPGPAGDAGSPGQAGAPGNPGRPGQSGQRSRGLPGPSGRPGPQGPPGAPGQPGSGSTPGPAGPPGPPGPNGQPGHPGQDGQPGAPGNDGAPGSDAAYCPCPARSAAVFRHRNVAVNRHRAVAKKRVVAKKRVVARKRVVAARRHVQA from the exons ATGTCGACAACCTTCCTTTCGGTAATGGCCGGTTTATCCGGTATTGTGGTCTTCGGAGCTCTTATCTCCGTTTTCCACATCTACACCGACATCAACTCCTTCGTTGATGAGGCTCATCGTGAGCTCGGAGCTTTCAGA GGAGTTGCTAATGATGCCTGGAACTCGATGGTTAATCATGATGATTCTGCCCGTGTTGCCCGTAGCGTCTTCGTTCGtcgccaaaaaaaacaatcccAATGCAACTGCGGACCACAAGCCTCCAACTGCCCagccggaccaccaggaccaccaggagctTCTGGAGACAGAGGACTTGACGGACAACCAGGACCAGCCGGAAAgccaggacaaccaggagtTGCTGGACCAGCTCACCACCAACAGCAAGAGTGCATCAAGTGCCCACAAGGAGcaccaggaccagccggagcaccaggaaacccaggaccacaaggaccaaACGGAAACCCAGGAGCACCAGCCCACGGAGGAGGccaaggaccaccaggaccaccaggaccagctggagACGCTGGATCTCCAGGACAAGCCGGAGCCCCAGGAAACCCAGGACGCCCAGGACAATCTGGACAGCGTTCCCGCGGACTCCCAGGACCATCCGGACGtccaggaccacaaggaccaccaggagccccaggacaacCAGGAAGCGGAAGCACTccaggaccagccggaccaccaggaccaccaggaccaaaCGGACAACCAGGACACCCAGGACAAGACGGAcaaccaggagccccaggaaacGATGGAGCCCCAGGATCTGACGCCGCTTATTGTCCATGCCCAGCTCGCAGTGCCGCAGTTTTCCGTCACCGTAATGTTGCTGTCAACCGTCACCGTGCTGTTGCCAAGAAGCGCGTTGTCGCCAAGAAGCGTGTTGTCGCCAGAAAGCGCGTCGTTGCTGCCAGACGTCACGTTCAAGCATAA